A window from Vulpes lagopus strain Blue_001 chromosome 23, ASM1834538v1, whole genome shotgun sequence encodes these proteins:
- the GUCA2B gene encoding guanylate cyclase activator 2B has product MRSRMVSGLLSRVAVVHLLLLLLLLLLLLQDTQSVYIQHQGFQVQLESVKRLSDLQGTWVPSPRLQTQNLVPPECHHPALPTDLQPICTTREAASIFKALKAIASDDCELCVNVACTGCL; this is encoded by the exons ATGCGCAGCAGGATGGTGTCAGGGCTCCTGTCCCGGGTGGCTGTGGtccacctgctgctgctgctgctgctgctgctgctgctgctgcaggacACACAGTCAGTCTACATTCAG CACCAAGGCTTCCAGGTCCAGCTGGAATCAGTGAAGAGGCTGAGTGACCTGCAGGGGACGTGGGTGCCCAGCCCCCGCCTCCAGACCCAGAACCTCGTGCCCCCTGAGTGTCACCACCCGGCCCTGCCAACGGACCTCCAGCCCATCTGCACGACCAGGGAAGCTGCCAGCATCTTCAAGGCCTTGA AGGCCATCGCCAGCGACGACTGTGAGCTGTGCGTAAACGTTGCCTGCACCGGCTGCCTCTGA
- the GUCA2A gene encoding guanylin, whose amino-acid sequence MNAFLLSALCLLGAWAVLAEGVTVQDGDFSFPLESVKKLKALGELQERSMRSSRKRGGPALPRACSHLKFPEELRPLCKEPNAREILGRLASIAQDPRSCEICAFAACAGC is encoded by the exons ATGAACGCCTTCCTGCTCTCTGCACTGTGCCTCCTTGGGGCCTGGGCTGTCCTGGCAGAGGGAGTCACCGTGCAG GACGGAgacttctccttccctctggagTCAGTGAAGAAGCTCAAGGCCCTCGGGGAGCTCCAGGAGCGCAGCATGCGGAGCAGCAGGAAGCGTGGCGGCCCCGCGCTCCCCAGAGCCTGCAGCCACCTGAAGTTTCCCGAAGAACTCAGGCcgctctgcaaggagcccaacgcccGGGAGATCCTCGGCAGGCTGG CGTCCATCGCCCAGGACCCGAGGTCGTGCGAGATCTGTGCCTTCGCCGCCTGCGCCGGGTGCTAG